The Herbaspirillum sp. DW155 genomic interval AACGGCACCAGCGCCACCTTGTTGGCCTTGGCCAGGTCCTGATACATCGCGGCGAAGCGGCGGGTGTAGTCGGGGCCGTAATTGGGCGGGATCTGCATGCCCACCAGCAGCACCTTGGCCTGTTGCTGGTGCGCCAGGTCGATCATGGCTTGCAGGTTGTCCTGGCTGGTCTTGAGCGGCAGGCCGCGCAGGGCATCGTTGGCACCCAGTTCGATCACCACCACGGCCGGCTTGTGCTGCGCCATCAATGGTGGCAGGCGGTTGCGCCCGCCAATGGTGGTGTCGCCGCTGATGCTGGCATTGACCACCTGGTAATCCAGCTTGTTCTGCTGCAGCCGCTGCTGCAGCAGGACGGCCCAGCCGGTACCGCGCTGCAGGCCGTATTCGGCCGAGAGGCTGTCACCGAGCACGAGCAGGTTTTTTGGGGCAGAATAAGCGCTCGTCGCTGCCACCATCAGGATGACGCCCGCCAGCAGACGCAACACGGCGCCCACCAGCGCATTGCGTCTCGCCACTCTCCCGGAC includes:
- a CDS encoding arylesterase, which gives rise to MVAATSAYSAPKNLLVLGDSLSAEYGLQRGTGWAVLLQQRLQQNKLDYQVVNASISGDTTIGGRNRLPPLMAQHKPAVVVIELGANDALRGLPLKTSQDNLQAMIDLAHQQQAKVLLVGMQIPPNYGPDYTRRFAAMYQDLAKANKVALVPFFFEGIAADLSLFQADRIHPTEQAQPRLLDNVWPYLKPLVGLK